From a region of the Falsiruegeria litorea R37 genome:
- the mrdA gene encoding penicillin-binding protein 2: MKRPPRDVEGTHRKLTRRALLLGGMQAAFIGGLAMRMRYMQVDQADQFRLLAEENRVNIRLIPPTRGEVFDRNGAILGQNIPLYRIIIVREDAGDVDKVISDLSKLVSLDPEEVERARAEMRRSPPFLPVTLAERVTWADISKVAVNAPALPGITPEVGLTRVYPQGPDFAHVLGYVGPVSDYDLSQIEDPEPVLRIPRFQIGKVGVEAKRERQLRGKAGAKRVEVNATGRVMRELDRREGQQGSDLQLSVDADLQEYVQARLGNESASAVVVDCETGDLRAISSAPSFDPNLFVRGISVADYRSLTEDKYRPLANKTVQGTYPPGSTFKMITALAALEAGIVGPDDTVFCPGYLEVSSRKFHCWKRGGHGHVDLLNSLKRSCDVYYYDVALKVGIDRISAMAKKFGLGVRHDLPMSAVASGLAPNRDWKSRVHGQDWLVGDTANASIGQGYMLASPLQLAIMTARLATGRSVTPRLVKSIDGVEQASGAGETIDVNENNLRKLRRAMFSVSNDRRGTAYGSRIIDDAFRLAGKTGTSQVRNITAAERAAGVIRNADLPWERRDHALFVCFAPYDNPKYAVSVVVEHGGGGSKAAAPVARDIMLQALFGGTPPLEAYPRKDRGRIEAQQERMKRERRPRARTDGKDRA; this comes from the coding sequence ATGAAACGCCCCCCCCGCGACGTCGAAGGCACCCATCGTAAACTGACACGCCGTGCGCTGCTGCTTGGGGGCATGCAGGCCGCATTCATTGGCGGGCTGGCAATGCGGATGCGATACATGCAGGTCGATCAGGCCGATCAGTTTCGGCTGCTTGCAGAAGAAAACCGCGTCAATATCCGCCTTATCCCACCCACGCGCGGCGAAGTTTTTGACCGAAACGGCGCCATCCTGGGTCAGAACATCCCGCTGTACCGCATTATCATCGTGCGCGAGGATGCGGGCGATGTGGACAAGGTGATCAGCGACCTGTCCAAATTGGTCTCCCTTGACCCCGAAGAAGTTGAACGCGCTCGCGCCGAAATGCGCCGCTCGCCCCCCTTCTTGCCAGTGACCCTGGCCGAGCGTGTTACCTGGGCCGACATCTCAAAAGTTGCGGTCAACGCCCCCGCCCTGCCTGGTATCACCCCCGAGGTCGGCCTGACCCGCGTCTACCCCCAAGGCCCTGATTTTGCGCATGTCCTGGGTTATGTCGGCCCGGTCAGCGACTATGACCTCAGCCAGATCGAAGACCCCGAACCAGTGCTGCGTATTCCGCGTTTTCAAATCGGTAAGGTTGGGGTCGAAGCCAAGCGCGAGCGCCAATTGCGCGGAAAAGCTGGCGCCAAGCGAGTTGAGGTCAACGCCACCGGCCGCGTCATGCGCGAGCTTGACCGGCGTGAGGGACAGCAGGGCTCAGACCTGCAATTGTCGGTCGATGCAGATCTGCAGGAATACGTGCAAGCCCGCCTGGGCAACGAAAGTGCCAGTGCTGTTGTCGTCGACTGCGAAACAGGCGATCTGCGAGCGATCTCATCCGCGCCCTCGTTTGATCCCAACCTCTTTGTGCGCGGTATCTCGGTCGCCGACTATCGGTCGCTGACCGAAGACAAATACCGCCCCCTTGCCAACAAAACAGTCCAAGGCACCTACCCGCCCGGCTCGACCTTTAAGATGATCACGGCTCTGGCCGCGCTTGAAGCCGGGATCGTCGGCCCAGACGACACCGTGTTCTGCCCCGGCTATCTGGAGGTCAGCAGCCGCAAATTCCACTGTTGGAAGCGTGGCGGCCACGGGCATGTGGACCTACTCAATTCACTCAAGCGCAGCTGTGATGTCTACTACTACGACGTGGCGCTAAAGGTCGGGATCGACCGGATTTCCGCAATGGCCAAGAAGTTCGGCCTGGGCGTGCGCCACGATCTGCCGATGTCTGCCGTGGCCAGCGGACTCGCCCCCAATCGCGACTGGAAATCGCGAGTGCATGGCCAGGATTGGCTGGTAGGGGACACCGCCAACGCCTCGATTGGGCAAGGCTATATGCTGGCTTCTCCGTTGCAGTTGGCGATAATGACGGCGCGGCTTGCCACCGGGCGCAGCGTAACGCCCCGGTTGGTCAAATCCATCGATGGTGTTGAACAGGCAAGCGGTGCGGGCGAAACGATCGACGTCAACGAAAACAACCTACGTAAGCTGCGTCGCGCCATGTTCTCGGTTAGCAACGACCGGCGCGGTACGGCCTATGGCAGCCGGATCATCGACGATGCCTTCCGCCTGGCAGGCAAGACAGGCACCAGCCAGGTCCGAAACATCACTGCGGCCGAACGCGCAGCCGGTGTGATCCGCAACGCCGATCTCCCGTGGGAGCGTCGCGACCACGCACTGTTTGTCTGCTTCGCCCCCTACGACAACCCCAAGTACGCCGTATCCGTTGTCGTCGAGCATGGCGGCGGCGGTTCAAAGGCTGCCGCACCGGTTGCGCGGGACATCATGTTACAGGCGCTTTTTGGAGGAACACCGCCGCTTGAGGCCTATCCCCGCAAAGACCGAGGCCGCATAGAAGCCCAACAAGAGCGGATGAAACGCGAGCGCCGACCCCGCGCCCGGACCGACGGAAAGGACCGCGCATGA
- the rodA gene encoding rod shape-determining protein RodA, which translates to MSYLEYTVKSTPTGLRKVFYMNWALTVLLVSVAGVGFLMLYSVAGGSFTPWAEPQMKRFALGLAAMMFVAMVPIWFWRNMAVVAYLISIILLIAVEFFGAVGMGAQRWIDVGFMRLQPSELMKITLVMLLAAYYDWLPGNKTSRPFWVLVPVVMILFPTFLVLRQPDLGTSILLMTAGGGLMFLAGVHWAYFAAVIAAGVGLVTAVFQSRGTEWQLLKNYQYRRIDTFLDPSSDPLGAGYHITQSKIALGSGGWTGRGFMQGTQSRLNFLPEKHTDFIFTTLAEEFGFVGGFSLLGLYTLIIVFCISTALATKDRFSSLVTLGISINFFLFFAVNMSMVMGLAPVVGVPLPMVSYGGSAMLVLMVAFGLVQSAHIHRPRLGS; encoded by the coding sequence ATGAGTTATCTCGAATACACGGTCAAATCCACGCCGACCGGTCTGCGCAAGGTGTTCTACATGAACTGGGCGCTGACTGTGCTCTTGGTCAGCGTGGCCGGAGTCGGGTTTCTAATGCTCTATTCGGTTGCGGGCGGGTCGTTCACCCCTTGGGCCGAACCGCAGATGAAACGCTTTGCACTTGGCCTTGCTGCTATGATGTTTGTGGCCATGGTCCCCATCTGGTTTTGGCGCAACATGGCTGTAGTGGCCTATCTGATCTCGATAATCCTGTTGATTGCGGTCGAGTTCTTCGGTGCGGTTGGCATGGGCGCGCAACGTTGGATCGACGTCGGTTTCATGCGCCTGCAACCCTCGGAATTGATGAAGATCACGTTGGTCATGCTGCTTGCGGCCTATTATGATTGGTTGCCCGGCAACAAGACCTCGCGCCCGTTTTGGGTGCTGGTGCCGGTGGTGATGATCCTGTTTCCGACGTTTCTGGTGCTGCGCCAGCCCGATCTGGGCACTTCGATCCTGTTGATGACCGCAGGCGGCGGGCTCATGTTTCTGGCGGGCGTGCATTGGGCCTATTTTGCCGCCGTGATTGCCGCCGGTGTTGGTCTTGTCACGGCCGTGTTCCAAAGCCGTGGCACCGAATGGCAGTTGCTCAAGAACTATCAATACCGCCGAATTGACACGTTTCTCGACCCGTCTTCGGATCCGCTTGGCGCTGGCTATCACATCACCCAATCCAAAATCGCACTTGGCTCGGGCGGCTGGACCGGACGTGGTTTCATGCAAGGCACACAATCGCGCCTGAATTTTCTGCCCGAAAAACACACCGATTTCATTTTCACCACGCTAGCGGAAGAGTTCGGATTTGTGGGCGGTTTTTCCCTGCTGGGCCTCTATACCCTGATCATCGTTTTCTGCATTTCGACCGCGCTTGCCACAAAGGACCGGTTTTCGTCGCTGGTCACCCTGGGTATCTCGATCAACTTCTTCCTGTTCTTTGCCGTGAACATGTCGATGGTCATGGGGCTGGCACCGGTTGTCGGCGTGCCGCTGCCCATGGTCAGCTATGGCGGGTCAGCCATGCTGGTGCTGATGGTGGCATTCGGACTGGTACAAAGCGCGCATATCCATCGACCTCGTCTGGGATCCTGA
- the mreC gene encoding rod shape-determining protein MreC, translated as MAKDRSQREDYTAPLRRLLLGALLLCLLGIFLVWRIDSPRVERFRAQVTDKVVPSMEWAMVPVTATINLFRDFQSYQRLSEQNRELRSELRQMRAWKEAALQLEQENARLLDLNNVRLDPQLTYVTGVVMADSGSPFRQSVLLNVGARDGIVDGWAAMDGIGLVGRISGVGQNTARVILLTDAASSIPAAIQPSGQTALIAGDNTAAPVLDFLENRELVRPGDRVITSGDGGVFPAGLLIGQVAQDPSGRLRVRLSADYERLEFLRVIRHLGNENIKTPGDIVTTDPIDDTTQITEGEEAVDG; from the coding sequence GTGGCCAAGGACCGTTCACAGCGCGAAGACTACACTGCCCCACTGCGCAGGCTGCTGCTTGGGGCTTTGTTGTTGTGTTTGCTGGGAATTTTTCTTGTATGGCGGATCGACAGCCCCCGCGTTGAACGGTTCCGTGCGCAGGTGACGGACAAGGTCGTGCCGTCAATGGAATGGGCCATGGTGCCGGTGACGGCCACGATCAACTTGTTCCGCGACTTTCAGAGCTATCAACGCCTGAGCGAGCAGAACCGCGAATTGCGCAGCGAGCTGCGCCAGATGCGTGCCTGGAAAGAGGCCGCGCTGCAGTTGGAGCAGGAAAACGCCCGCCTGCTGGACCTCAACAACGTGCGCCTTGATCCGCAACTGACCTATGTGACCGGCGTTGTGATGGCTGACAGCGGCTCTCCCTTCCGTCAATCCGTACTACTCAATGTGGGCGCCCGCGATGGCATTGTCGACGGTTGGGCTGCGATGGATGGCATCGGGCTAGTTGGGCGAATTTCCGGCGTGGGTCAAAATACTGCGCGAGTCATCCTGCTGACCGACGCGGCCAGTTCAATTCCTGCAGCGATCCAGCCTTCGGGTCAGACCGCTCTGATTGCCGGTGACAACACAGCGGCTCCGGTGCTGGATTTCCTGGAAAACCGCGAATTGGTCCGCCCCGGTGATCGTGTCATCACATCCGGAGATGGTGGAGTGTTCCCGGCCGGGTTGCTGATTGGCCAGGTCGCCCAAGACCCCTCGGGCCGGTTGCGGGTGCGCTTGTCCGCTGACTACGAGCGCCTGGAGTTCCTGCGTGTCATCAGGCATTTGGGCAACGAAAACATTAAAACACCTGGTGACATCGTCACCACAGACCCAATTGACGACACCACCCAAATCACCGAGGGCGAGGAGGCAGTTGATGGATAG
- a CDS encoding rod shape-determining protein MreD: MDSLSTSRIWTMRLMYVGLALLILFFHLLPLDTLPSRWAPPDLLIAFTFAWSLRRPDFVPVLLIACVMLIADFMLQRPPGLLSAFVVAGSAYLRNWSAGLSDASFLGEWASVGLVLVSIMVLNRMILGLTAVVQAPLWLVLIQLVLTIAIYPLVAFISQSLFGVRKLTPADVDILGGRS; encoded by the coding sequence ATGGATAGCCTGTCGACCTCACGCATTTGGACCATGCGCCTGATGTATGTGGGGCTGGCGCTTCTGATCCTGTTTTTCCACCTGTTGCCACTTGATACATTGCCCAGTCGGTGGGCCCCGCCTGATCTGCTGATCGCCTTCACCTTTGCCTGGTCTCTGAGGCGTCCGGATTTTGTACCGGTTCTGCTGATCGCCTGCGTCATGTTGATCGCAGATTTCATGCTTCAACGGCCGCCCGGCTTGCTGTCCGCTTTCGTTGTCGCAGGATCAGCCTATCTGCGCAATTGGTCTGCCGGTCTGAGTGACGCGAGTTTTCTGGGCGAATGGGCCTCGGTCGGGTTGGTGTTGGTTTCGATCATGGTGCTGAACCGAATGATCCTGGGCCTTACAGCAGTTGTGCAAGCCCCGCTGTGGTTGGTGTTGATCCAGCTTGTCCTGACAATCGCGATCTATCCGTTGGTCGCGTTCATCAGCCAAAGCCTCTTTGGTGTGCGCAAACTGACCCCGGCGGATGTCGACATTCTAGGAGGCCGGTCATGA